From Micromonospora echinaurantiaca:
TGGCACCTGCGCGCCCACAACGTCGGGCTGATCAGCGCGGCGGCCCCGGCCGAGTCGGTCTGAGCCACACGGCCCTCGGCGTACCGGGGCGGCATCGGCTAGCGTGCCGGGCATGCCCGTCGCGGTCGTCACCGACTCCACCGCCTACCTGCCCCCCGAACTGCTCGCCGCCCACCGGCTGACCGTGGTGCCGCTCACCGTCGTGCTCAACGGCGCCGAAGGGCTGGAGGGCGTCGAGACGTTCCCGGCCGACGCGACCCGGGCCCTCGGCGGCCGGCGGGTCTCGGTGAGCACCTCCCGGCCCGCTCCGGAGCAGTTCGCGCAGACGTACCGCCGGTTGCTGGACGACGGCGCGGACGGCATCGTCTCGGTGCACATCTCCGCCGAACTCTCCGGCACCGTCGAGGCGGCCCGGCTGGCCGCCGCCGAGTTCGGCGACCGGGTCGCCGTGGTGGACAGCCGCTCCTGCGGCATGGGCCTGGGCTTTCCGGTCGTCGCGGCCGCCGCGGCCGCCGACCGGGGCGCCGACCTGCCGGCGGTACGCGACGCCGCGCTGGCCACCGTCGCCCGTACCACCATCTGGTTCTACGTCGACACGCT
This genomic window contains:
- a CDS encoding DegV family protein, which gives rise to MPVAVVTDSTAYLPPELLAAHRLTVVPLTVVLNGAEGLEGVETFPADATRALGGRRVSVSTSRPAPEQFAQTYRRLLDDGADGIVSVHISAELSGTVEAARLAAAEFGDRVAVVDSRSCGMGLGFPVVAAAAAADRGADLPAVRDAALATVARTTIWFYVDTLEFLRRGGRIGAAEALFGTALSVKPIMHMPDGAIVLKDKVRTASRGVARLVDLAVEAAGDAAVDLAVHHLAAPQRAEALLTALRERLGDRLLDAYVSEAGAVVAAHAGPGLACVVVHRRPAPDGG